From a single Silene latifolia isolate original U9 population chromosome 6, ASM4854445v1, whole genome shotgun sequence genomic region:
- the LOC141658480 gene encoding 1-aminocyclopropane-1-carboxylate oxidase homolog 4-like: protein MAANKITNEYDRKKELQEFENTKLGVKGLVDSGITRVPRMFHHPPETLFDLNQGDSRGEQNCIPVIDLCAPHQDLVRGIREASAKFGFFQIVNHGVPVTLLDRVVKAMKGFHELPPEEKMLFYDRNWNTSGKGVGYFSNYDLFYSKAASWRDTLQCLLGPVSINPDDIPDVCRGEVMEWETEVKRLAEKLMGLLSEGLGLPADKLKEVSYVGRASLTAHYYPHCPEPSKTVGIASHTDPGILTILLQDQVGGLQVKYNDKWIDLNPVHGALVINIGDLFQIISNDGYKSGEHRVVANSSNESRVSIAVFFNPGTADNLYGPLAELVSHEKLALYKQFKFSDLAMRFLTKELEGKAMTSHFRL, encoded by the exons ATGGCAGCAAACAAAATTACTAATGAATATGATCGCAAAAAAGAGCTGCAAGAATTCGAAAACACGAAACTCGGAGTTAAAGGATTGGTTGATTCAGGAATAACTCGAGTCCCACGCATGTTTCACCATCCACCTGAGACACTGTTTGACCTTAATCAAGGTGACTCGAGGGGTGAACAAAACTGTATACCTGTTATAGACCTGTGTGCCCCGCACCAAGACCTGGTGCGGGGAATTAGAGAAGCATCAGCTAAATTCGGGTTTTTCCAAATTGTCAACCATGGTGTACCAGTCACGCTTCTTGATCGAGTTGTTAAGGCTATGAAGGGATTTCATGAGCTGCCTCCCGAGGAGAAGATGCTGTTTTATGATCGTAATTGGAATACTTCTGGGAAAGGAGTTGGGTATTTTTCTAATTATGACTTGTTTTACTCGAAAGCGGCTAGTTGGCGGGATACTCTTCAGTGTCTTCTCGGCCCTGTATCGATTAATCCTGATGACATTCCCGATGTTTGCAG GGGGGAGGTGATGGAGTGGGAGACGGAAGTAAAGCGACTCGCAGAAAAACTTATGGGCTTGTTGTCAGAAGGATTAGGATTGCCTGCAGATAAATTGAAGGAGGTGTCCTATGTGGGAAGAGCTAGCCTGACCGCGCACTATTATCCACATTGTCCGGAGCCGAGCAAGACCGTTGGGATCGCTTCACATACAGATCCTGGGATTTTGACAATTTTGTTGCAGGATCAAGTCGGAGGACTGCAAGTTAAATACAATGATAAGTGGATCGATTTGAACCCTGTTCATGGCGCTCTTGTTATTAACATTGGTGACTTATTTCAG ATTATATCCAATGACGGATACAAGAGCGGAGAACATCGTGTAGTTGCTAATTCTTCCAACGAATCACGAGTTTCAATTGCCGTCTTCTTCAATCCAGGCACTGCTGACAACTTATATGGACCCTTAGCGGAATTGGTCTCACATGAAAAACTGGCCTTATACAAGCAATTCAAGTTCTCAGATTTGGCAATGAGGTTCTTAACCAAGGAATTGGAGGGAAAGGCAATGACCAGTCACTTCCGTTTGTAA
- the LOC141586030 gene encoding 1-aminocyclopropane-1-carboxylate oxidase homolog 4-like: MTSMINNGQQPTPTEPEYDRRKEAEEFERTKLGVKGLVDSGITRIPRIFQHPPETLFDYQQAVENDHTHLIPVIDMSQTNHNELVDQIRDAATKFGFFQVVNHGVAPSLLRRMITAIKAVHEVSAEEKMGYFRRDIVNTGIGFGFYSNHDLFHSKAASWRDSISVRMGPTPVNPDDIPGVCRNEVMEWEKEVKQLGEQLVGLLSEGLGLSTNRLKGMTYLGRIAMVGQYYPYCPEPNKTVGLSSHTDLGMLTILIQDQVGGLQVKHDNKWINLKSVDGALVVNIGDLFQILSNDKYKSGEHRVYANPWRKPRVAIGTFFSPGSDEDLFGPLEELISPENPILYKQLNFSELLKKFLTRESNSKSMATQFRL, from the exons ATGACAAGCATGATCAACAATGGACAACAACCAACACCAACCGAACCCGAATACGACCGACGTAAGGAAGCCGAAGAATTCGAGCGTACAAAACTAGGAGTAAAAGGCCTAGTCGATTCAGGCATAACTCGAATCCCTCGAATCTTCCAACATCCACCCGAAACACTCTTCGACTATCAACAAGCAGTCGAAAATGATCATACCCACCTCATACCCGTCATCGACATGTCACAAACTAACCACAATGAGTTAGTTGACCAAATTCGAGACGCAGCCACCAAGTTCGGGTTTTTTCAAGTAGTTAACCACGGGGTGGCCCCATCTCTCCTCCGCCGTATGATCACCGCCATTAAAGCGGTGCACGAGGTATCGGCGGAGGAGAAGATGGGATACTTTCGTAGGGATATTGTTAATACTGGTATTGGGTTTGGGTTTTATTCTAATCATGACTTGTTCCACTCAAAAGCTGCCAGCTGGCGTGATAGTATTTCTGTTCGAATGGGTCCCACTCCTGTGAATCCCGATGATATCCCTGGTGTTTGCAG GAATGAAGTAATGGAGTGGGAAAAAGAAGTGAAGCAATTGGGAGAGCAACTAGTGGGATTATTGTCTGAAGGATTAGGCCTAAGTACCAATAGATTGAAGGGTATGACTTATTTGGGAAGGATAGCTATGGTTGGACAATATTATCCCTATTGTCCTGAGCCCAATAAAACAGTTGGGCTTTCATCACATACTGATCTTGGTATGTTGACAATATTGATCCAAGATCAAGTTGGTGGGCTTCaagttaaacatgataataaatggATTAATCTTAAATCTGTTGATGGTGCTCTTGTTGTCAACATTGGTGACCTGTTTCAA ATATTGTCTAACGATAAGTATAAGAGCGGAGAACATCGCGTATATGCTAATCCATGGCGGAAACCTAGGGTGGCAATTGGTACATTCTTTAGCCCAGGATCCGACGAGGACTTATTTGGGCCATTAGAAGAATTAATTTCGCCGGAAAATCCCATCTTGTACAAGCAATTAAATTTTTCCGAGTTACTTAAGAAATTTTTAACCAGAGAGTCAAATAGCAAGTCTATGGCGACCCAATTCCGACTGTAG